A genomic window from Streptomyces sp. NBC_01429 includes:
- the priA gene encoding bifunctional 1-(5-phosphoribosyl)-5-((5-phosphoribosylamino)methylideneamino)imidazole-4-carboxamide isomerase/phosphoribosylanthranilate isomerase PriA has product MPALELLPAVDVRDGQAVRLVHGESGSETSYGSPLEAALAWQRSGAEWLHLVDLDAAFGTGDNRALIAEVAAAMDIKVELSGGIRDDDTLAAALATGCTRVNLGTAALETPEWVAKIIAQHGDKIAVGLDVRGTTLRGRGWTRDGGDLYETLARLDAEGCARYVVTDIAKDGTLQGPNLELLKNVCAATDKPVVASGGVSSLDDLRAIAGLVPEGVEGAIVGKALYAKAFTLEEALAAVSG; this is encoded by the coding sequence GTGCCGGCCCTCGAACTGCTCCCCGCCGTCGACGTCCGGGACGGCCAGGCCGTACGGCTCGTCCACGGCGAGTCCGGCTCGGAGACCTCGTACGGCTCCCCTCTCGAAGCCGCCCTCGCCTGGCAGCGCTCCGGCGCCGAGTGGCTGCATCTGGTCGACCTCGACGCGGCGTTCGGCACCGGTGACAACCGCGCGCTGATCGCCGAGGTCGCCGCCGCCATGGACATCAAGGTCGAGCTGTCCGGCGGCATCCGCGACGACGACACGCTCGCCGCCGCCCTCGCCACCGGCTGCACCCGGGTCAACCTCGGTACGGCCGCGCTGGAGACCCCCGAGTGGGTCGCGAAGATCATCGCGCAGCACGGCGACAAGATCGCCGTCGGCCTCGACGTACGCGGTACGACGCTGCGCGGCCGCGGCTGGACCCGCGACGGCGGCGACCTCTACGAGACCCTGGCCCGGCTCGACGCCGAGGGCTGCGCGCGCTACGTCGTCACCGACATCGCCAAGGACGGCACCCTCCAGGGCCCCAACCTGGAGCTGCTGAAGAACGTCTGCGCCGCCACCGACAAGCCCGTGGTCGCCTCCGGCGGGGTCTCCTCGCTGGACGACCTGCGGGCGATCGCCGGCCTGGTGCCCGAGGGCGTCGAGGGCGCGATCGTCGGCAAGGCGCTGTACGCGAAGGCGTTCACGCTGGAAGAGGCGCTGGCGGCGGTGTCCGGATGA
- a CDS encoding RidA family protein, with protein sequence MSEDSVRRVRKISSGGPWEESFGYSRAVELPNGLVLVSGCTSVVDGRIAEGGPYEQAVTAFGVALKALGELGLGAGDVVRTRMYLTHVRDADEVGRAHKELFDTARPAASMVVVAGLIDPSLVVEVEVEAYRGPGGGA encoded by the coding sequence ATGAGTGAGGACTCCGTGCGGCGGGTACGGAAGATCTCCTCCGGCGGCCCCTGGGAGGAGTCCTTCGGCTACTCCCGCGCGGTGGAACTCCCGAACGGTCTGGTCCTGGTGTCCGGCTGTACGTCGGTGGTCGACGGCCGCATCGCCGAGGGCGGTCCCTACGAGCAGGCCGTCACCGCGTTCGGCGTCGCCCTGAAGGCGCTGGGGGAGCTGGGGCTCGGAGCCGGGGACGTGGTGCGCACCCGCATGTACCTGACCCATGTCCGGGACGCCGACGAGGTCGGCCGCGCCCACAAGGAACTGTTCGACACGGCCCGCCCGGCCGCCTCGATGGTCGTCGTCGCCGGACTCATCGACCCGAGCCTGGTCGTCGAGGTCGAGGTCGAGGCGTACCGGGGCCCCGGAGGTGGCGCATGA
- the hisF gene encoding imidazole glycerol phosphate synthase subunit HisF, translating to MTLAVRVIPCLDVDRGRVVKGVNFQNLRDAGDPVEMARLYDAEGADELTFLDITASSGDRETTYDVVRRTAEQVFIPLTVGGGVRTADDVDKLLRAGADKVGVNTAAIARPDLIREISERFGSQVLVLSVDARRTPDGSFEVTTHGGRRGTGIDAVEWAHRAAELGAGEILLNSMDADGTKDGYDTVMIGNVRKHVTVPVIASGGAGRLEHFAPAVEAGADAVLAASVFHFGDLRISEVKDALRLAGHPVR from the coding sequence ATGACGCTGGCCGTACGGGTCATTCCCTGCCTGGACGTGGACCGGGGCCGCGTGGTCAAGGGCGTCAACTTCCAGAACCTGCGCGACGCGGGCGACCCCGTCGAGATGGCCAGGCTGTACGACGCCGAGGGCGCCGACGAGCTGACGTTCCTCGACATCACCGCCTCGTCCGGCGACCGCGAGACCACCTACGACGTGGTGCGCCGCACCGCCGAGCAGGTCTTCATCCCGCTCACGGTCGGCGGTGGCGTCCGTACCGCCGACGACGTCGACAAACTGCTGCGGGCCGGTGCGGACAAGGTGGGTGTCAACACCGCCGCGATCGCCAGGCCCGACCTCATCCGGGAGATCTCGGAGCGGTTCGGCAGCCAGGTGCTGGTGCTGTCGGTGGACGCCCGGCGGACCCCGGACGGGTCCTTCGAGGTCACCACGCACGGCGGGCGCCGGGGCACCGGCATCGACGCGGTCGAGTGGGCGCACCGGGCCGCCGAGCTGGGGGCGGGGGAGATCCTGCTCAACTCGATGGACGCGGACGGCACGAAGGACGGCTACGACACCGTCATGATCGGAAACGTCCGCAAGCACGTCACCGTGCCCGTCATCGCGTCCGGCGGCGCGGGCCGTCTTGAGCACTTCGCCCCGGCCGTCGAGGCCGGTGCCGACGCCGTACTCGCCGCGTCCGTCTTCCACTTCGGCGATCTGCGGATCTCCGAGGTCAAGGACGCCCTGCGGCTGGCGGGGCATCCGGTGCGCTGA
- the bdeA gene encoding bis(hydroxyethyl) terephthalate hydrolase, with the protein MRQHSSPPASPRTAKGLWAAALTTLGLFAALIPGASGAQALVADNPYERGPAPTVAGIEAARGSYAVSQTTVSSASATGFGGGTIYYPTSTADGTFGAVAVSPGFTATQSSVGWLGPRLASQGFVVFTIDTNTTLDAPDSRGRQLLAALDYLTQSSSVRTRIDSARLGVMGHSMGGGGSLEAAKSRTSLKAAVPLTAWDLNKNWAQLRTPTLLVGADGDTVAPVASHSEPFYESLPGSLDKAYLELKGASHSAPTTANTTIAKYSLSWLKRFIDSDTRYEQFLCPLPQAGATIAEYRGNCPHTS; encoded by the coding sequence GTGCGTCAGCACTCCTCACCGCCCGCCTCCCCCCGTACCGCCAAGGGGCTATGGGCGGCGGCACTCACGACCCTGGGCCTGTTCGCCGCGCTGATCCCCGGCGCCTCCGGGGCCCAGGCGCTGGTCGCCGACAATCCGTACGAGCGCGGTCCCGCGCCCACGGTGGCCGGTATCGAGGCCGCGCGCGGCAGCTACGCCGTCTCGCAGACCACGGTCTCCTCGGCGAGCGCCACCGGGTTCGGCGGCGGCACGATCTACTACCCGACCTCCACCGCCGACGGCACCTTCGGGGCCGTGGCCGTCTCGCCCGGCTTCACCGCCACCCAGTCCAGCGTCGGCTGGCTCGGCCCCCGGCTCGCCTCCCAGGGCTTCGTCGTCTTCACCATCGACACCAACACCACCCTGGACGCCCCCGACAGCCGTGGCCGCCAACTCCTCGCCGCACTCGACTATCTGACGCAGAGTTCGTCCGTGCGCACCCGGATCGACAGCGCGCGGCTGGGCGTCATGGGGCACTCCATGGGCGGCGGCGGCAGCCTGGAGGCCGCCAAGAGCCGCACCTCGCTGAAGGCGGCAGTCCCGCTGACCGCCTGGGACCTGAACAAGAACTGGGCGCAGCTGCGGACGCCCACCCTGCTGGTCGGGGCCGACGGTGACACCGTCGCCCCGGTCGCCTCGCACTCCGAGCCGTTCTACGAGTCGCTGCCCGGCTCGCTCGACAAGGCGTACCTGGAGCTGAAGGGCGCGAGCCACTCGGCCCCTACCACGGCGAACACCACGATCGCGAAGTACAGCCTGTCCTGGCTGAAGCGCTTCATCGACAGCGACACCCGCTACGAGCAGTTCCTCTGCCCGCTGCCGCAGGCCGGCGCCACCATCGCTGAGTACCGGGGCAACTGCCCGCACACGTCCTGA
- a CDS encoding helix-turn-helix transcriptional regulator, with protein MTLSTTGRAPRRLSGRSGELAVLEKLLALLAAGHGTTLVLTAPPGLGRSALALHTAEGHRAGPVLRTTAAPAERLLPYSGLHALLCSAPDALPLPVRPAEVLRSGLAPAALLDLLTALGARRPLLVCVDDVHLWDPRSRAALTFAVRRLTARAGVAVLLTATDGRDGAHGRNGAEALSGLPVLRLGPLDAVDADELLTELTPCHIGSAVREELRREAAGNPRLLVSLVQHLTPRQLSGRQPLPHPLPGGEDLLDAYAAPLAALPDDTRALLLLVAAAEEHEPEGAGADAGLLLRAGRLAGIAPGRTAPAESAGVLRGAGSRIRFTHPLTRRAVLRDAPLDRRLAAHRLLAAALEGPDLALPRLVQRACAADGYHPALADALALAAVAPAPHADRAGALARAAALSPDETLRATRFAAAAEHAWLAGEPGQARVLLARVRTVPAPGHAHYVRGLLALRDGPAADAGQALLTAAALLAPHDTVRTVHALLGAAEAAWAAGDARGCLDAMSRVPASPDDPALDRYRAGICALLAGRPEEGDALLRGYVARVMGSGTADPGPGPGHASDPGHDSAPGSRPGPVPGDPAPLLRAGIAALVVGEVDIACRAGARALAAVRAHGPDALLPQALEHLAYGELRAGRHARARVHAHEGLAAADRLGQRNAAAHLHAVLALAASAEGDARTCAAHAQAARAGAGPHGLLHATTLASWAVARAELAVGRSAEAAALLAPLVGPGPRPGHFASRTALVPCFVEAAVLAGRGADARAAVEAFAAWCARTADPHAPAQLARCRALLAPDTEAAARYEEALAHHDRSGGDFERARTQLLYGHWLRRRRRPRAARTPLRDALASFERCGALLWCDRVRGELRAAGEPAPANPAHTTTPAAPLLLLTPQQQRVARCVAEGATNREVARRLSVSTRTVDHHLRNVFAALGVRSRTELARLLAAPGPW; from the coding sequence GTGACCCTCTCCACGACCGGGCGCGCTCCCCGCCGGCTGTCCGGCCGCAGCGGTGAACTCGCCGTACTGGAAAAGCTGTTGGCCCTCCTGGCCGCCGGACACGGCACCACACTCGTACTGACAGCGCCGCCCGGCCTCGGGCGCAGCGCCCTGGCCCTGCACACGGCGGAGGGCCACCGCGCCGGGCCGGTCCTGCGGACCACTGCGGCCCCCGCCGAGCGGCTGCTGCCGTACAGCGGACTCCACGCGCTCCTCTGCTCGGCCCCGGACGCGCTCCCGCTGCCGGTGCGGCCCGCCGAGGTGCTGCGCTCCGGTCTCGCGCCCGCCGCCCTGCTCGATCTGCTGACCGCCCTCGGCGCCCGGCGGCCCCTGCTGGTCTGCGTGGACGACGTACACCTCTGGGATCCGCGCTCGCGCGCCGCGCTGACGTTCGCGGTCCGCCGGCTCACGGCCCGAGCCGGGGTCGCCGTCCTGCTCACCGCCACGGACGGCCGGGACGGCGCGCACGGCCGGAACGGCGCGGAGGCGCTCTCCGGGCTGCCCGTACTGCGGCTCGGACCGCTCGATGCGGTGGACGCCGATGAGCTGCTGACCGAGCTGACTCCCTGTCATATCGGTTCTGCCGTAAGGGAAGAGCTGCGCCGCGAGGCGGCCGGCAACCCCCGGCTGCTGGTCTCGCTCGTCCAACACCTGACGCCACGTCAACTGTCAGGGCGTCAGCCACTGCCCCATCCACTGCCCGGCGGCGAAGACCTCCTCGACGCCTACGCGGCTCCGCTCGCGGCCCTGCCCGACGACACCCGCGCGCTGCTGCTGCTCGTCGCGGCGGCCGAGGAGCACGAACCCGAGGGGGCGGGCGCGGACGCCGGTCTGCTGCTGCGCGCCGGGCGGCTGGCCGGGATCGCCCCCGGCCGGACCGCTCCCGCCGAGAGCGCGGGAGTGCTGCGCGGCGCCGGTTCCCGTATCCGCTTCACCCATCCACTGACCCGCAGGGCGGTACTGCGCGACGCCCCGCTCGACCGCCGCCTCGCCGCGCACCGGCTGCTCGCCGCTGCGCTCGAAGGACCCGACCTCGCCCTGCCGAGGCTCGTCCAGCGCGCGTGCGCCGCCGACGGATACCACCCGGCGCTCGCCGACGCGCTCGCCCTGGCCGCCGTCGCCCCGGCCCCGCACGCCGACCGCGCCGGGGCACTGGCGCGGGCCGCCGCGCTCTCCCCGGACGAGACGCTGCGCGCCACCCGGTTCGCCGCCGCCGCCGAACACGCCTGGCTCGCCGGGGAGCCGGGCCAGGCGCGCGTCCTGCTCGCCCGCGTCCGCACCGTCCCCGCCCCGGGCCACGCGCACTACGTACGCGGGCTGCTCGCGCTGCGCGACGGCCCGGCCGCCGACGCCGGACAGGCCCTGCTCACGGCCGCCGCGCTGCTCGCGCCCCACGACACCGTACGGACCGTGCACGCCCTGCTCGGCGCGGCGGAGGCGGCCTGGGCGGCGGGCGACGCGCGCGGCTGTCTCGACGCGATGAGCCGCGTACCGGCGAGTCCGGACGACCCTGCGCTCGACCGCTACCGGGCCGGGATCTGCGCCCTCCTCGCCGGCCGGCCGGAGGAGGGCGACGCGCTGCTGCGCGGGTACGTCGCACGGGTGATGGGGAGCGGCACGGCCGACCCCGGCCCCGGCCCCGGCCATGCCTCCGACCCCGGCCACGACTCCGCCCCCGGCTCCCGCCCCGGCCCCGTTCCCGGCGACCCCGCGCCCCTGCTGCGCGCCGGTATCGCCGCGCTCGTCGTCGGCGAGGTGGACATCGCCTGCCGGGCGGGCGCGCGGGCGCTGGCCGCCGTACGGGCACACGGCCCCGACGCGCTGCTCCCGCAGGCCCTGGAGCACCTCGCGTACGGCGAACTGCGGGCCGGCCGGCACGCGCGGGCCCGGGTGCACGCCCACGAGGGGCTCGCCGCCGCCGACCGGCTCGGCCAGCGCAACGCCGCCGCCCACCTGCACGCCGTACTCGCCCTCGCCGCCTCGGCGGAGGGCGACGCGCGCACCTGCGCCGCCCACGCCCAAGCGGCGCGGGCGGGCGCGGGACCGCACGGGCTGCTCCACGCGACGACCCTCGCGAGCTGGGCCGTCGCCCGCGCCGAACTGGCCGTCGGCCGCTCGGCCGAGGCCGCTGCCCTCCTCGCCCCCCTGGTCGGCCCCGGCCCCCGGCCCGGCCACTTCGCCTCCCGGACGGCGCTCGTCCCGTGTTTCGTGGAGGCGGCCGTCCTGGCGGGCCGGGGCGCCGACGCCCGCGCGGCGGTCGAGGCGTTCGCGGCCTGGTGCGCCCGTACCGCCGACCCGCACGCCCCGGCCCAACTCGCCCGCTGCCGCGCCCTGCTGGCCCCGGACACCGAGGCGGCCGCACGGTACGAGGAGGCCCTCGCCCACCACGACCGCTCCGGCGGCGACTTCGAACGGGCCCGTACCCAACTCCTCTACGGACACTGGCTGCGCCGTCGTCGCCGCCCCCGCGCGGCCCGCACCCCGCTGCGCGACGCCCTCGCCTCCTTCGAGCGGTGCGGCGCCCTCCTCTGGTGCGACCGGGTGCGCGGCGAACTGCGCGCCGCCGGCGAGCCGGCCCCCGCGAACCCCGCGCACACCACCACCCCGGCGGCCCCGCTGCTCCTGCTCACCCCGCAGCAGCAGCGCGTCGCCCGCTGTGTGGCCGAGGGCGCCACCAACCGCGAGGTCGCCCGCCGGCTCTCCGTCTCCACCCGTACCGTCGACCACCACCTGCGCAATGTCTTCGCCGCGCTGGGGGTGCGCTCACGCACCGAACTGGCCCGCCTGCTGGCGGCGCCGGGGCCGTGGTGA
- a CDS encoding cupin domain-containing protein, producing the protein MTDEPIALDTALASFDALWSPRIVTRVNDYDVRVTKVEGEHLWHVHDDTDEFFLVLDGELHISLREPAGERTVRLPRGAVFTVPRGTEHKPYAPSRTSILLFEPTGTPTVGDRHDEIPDHVDATTGHALGT; encoded by the coding sequence ATGACCGACGAACCCATCGCCCTCGACACGGCTCTGGCCTCCTTCGACGCCCTGTGGAGCCCCCGCATCGTGACGCGGGTCAACGACTACGACGTACGCGTGACGAAGGTCGAGGGGGAACACCTCTGGCACGTCCACGACGACACCGACGAGTTCTTCCTCGTCCTCGACGGGGAACTGCACATCTCGCTGCGCGAACCGGCCGGGGAGCGCACCGTGCGGCTCCCCCGGGGCGCGGTGTTCACCGTCCCCCGGGGGACGGAGCACAAGCCGTACGCTCCGTCGCGCACCTCGATCCTGCTGTTCGAGCCCACCGGCACACCGACCGTCGGCGACCGTCACGACGAGATCCCCGATCACGTCGACGCGACGACGGGGCACGCCCTCGGTACGTGA
- a CDS encoding GlxA family transcriptional regulator, producing the protein MIVDENSNPFELGCATEIFGLHRPEIGRDLYDFRLCSPRPRTVMRDGFFTLSGVVGLEAADEADTLIVPNRPDIEVPRRPAVLDAVRRAHARGTRLIGFCSGAFTLAEAGVLDGRRATAHWQWADDFRARFPTVGLEPDVLFVDDGDILTAAGSAAALDLGLHVVRRDHGAEIANAVSRRLVFAAHRDGGQRQFVERPVPAVADESLAPVLAWAQERLDTPLTVPDLAARAAVSSATLHRRFQAELGTTPLVWLTGERLALACRLIERGESRFDVVARRSGLGSAAHLRTLMRRGTGLTPSAYRRRFGPAPAPDGA; encoded by the coding sequence GTGATCGTGGACGAGAACTCCAACCCCTTCGAACTCGGCTGCGCCACCGAGATCTTCGGGCTGCACAGGCCCGAGATCGGCCGTGATCTGTACGACTTCAGGCTCTGCTCGCCGCGACCGCGCACGGTGATGCGGGACGGGTTCTTCACCCTGAGCGGCGTCGTCGGCCTGGAGGCGGCCGACGAGGCCGACACGCTGATCGTCCCGAACAGACCCGATATCGAGGTGCCCCGGCGCCCCGCCGTACTCGACGCCGTCCGGCGGGCGCACGCGCGCGGCACCCGGCTGATCGGATTCTGCAGCGGCGCCTTCACCCTGGCCGAGGCCGGGGTCCTCGACGGGCGCCGGGCCACCGCGCACTGGCAGTGGGCGGACGACTTCCGCGCCCGCTTCCCCACCGTCGGGCTCGAACCCGATGTGCTGTTCGTGGACGACGGCGACATCCTCACCGCCGCGGGCAGCGCCGCGGCGCTCGACCTCGGGCTGCACGTGGTCCGCCGCGACCACGGCGCGGAGATCGCCAACGCGGTGAGCCGCCGACTGGTCTTCGCGGCACACCGGGACGGCGGTCAACGGCAGTTCGTGGAGCGGCCGGTGCCCGCGGTCGCCGACGAATCACTCGCCCCCGTGCTGGCCTGGGCCCAGGAACGGCTGGACACACCGCTCACGGTGCCCGACCTCGCCGCCCGCGCGGCCGTCAGCTCCGCCACGCTCCACCGCCGCTTCCAGGCCGAGCTGGGTACGACACCACTGGTCTGGCTCACCGGCGAGCGGCTCGCCCTCGCCTGCCGGCTGATCGAGCGGGGCGAGTCCCGATTCGACGTGGTCGCCCGGCGCAGCGGGCTCGGCTCCGCCGCCCATCTGCGCACACTGATGCGGCGCGGGACCGGGCTCACCCCGTCGGCGTACCGGCGCCGCTTCGGGCCCGCCCCGGCCCCGGACGGGGCCTGA
- a CDS encoding TIGR03085 family metal-binding protein, producing MSTHAKRERLLLADLLEAVGPDAPTLCDGWLARDLAAHVVLRERRPDAAGGTLLPALRGRLERVQAEFVAKPYEELIQLIRTGPPRMSPFGIKQLDEAANTVEFYIHAEDVRRAQPEWTPRELDRVFSDTLWARLEKGGRMMGRKSPVGLVLRRPDGQTTVAHRGTPVVTVTGEPAELLLFAFGRQAVADVTLEGDKAAVTAVRDAKLGIA from the coding sequence ATGTCGACCCATGCAAAGCGTGAACGACTTCTGCTCGCCGACCTGTTGGAGGCGGTGGGTCCCGACGCGCCGACGCTCTGTGACGGCTGGCTGGCGCGTGATCTCGCCGCCCACGTGGTGCTGCGCGAGCGGCGCCCGGACGCGGCGGGCGGGACGCTGCTGCCCGCGCTGCGGGGCCGGCTGGAGCGGGTGCAGGCCGAGTTCGTGGCGAAGCCGTACGAGGAGCTGATCCAGCTGATCCGTACGGGACCCCCGAGGATGTCCCCGTTCGGCATCAAGCAGCTGGACGAGGCGGCGAACACGGTCGAGTTCTACATCCACGCCGAGGACGTCCGGCGGGCGCAGCCCGAGTGGACGCCGCGCGAGCTGGACCGGGTCTTCTCGGACACGCTGTGGGCGCGGCTGGAGAAGGGCGGCCGGATGATGGGCCGCAAGTCCCCGGTGGGCCTGGTGCTGCGCCGCCCCGACGGCCAGACGACGGTCGCGCACCGGGGCACCCCGGTGGTGACGGTCACGGGCGAGCCGGCCGAGCTGCTGCTCTTCGCGTTCGGGCGGCAGGCGGTGGCGGACGTGACGCTGGAGGGCGACAAGGCGGCGGTCACGGCGGTACGGGACGCGAAGCTGGGCATCGCGTAG
- the hisI gene encoding phosphoribosyl-AMP cyclohydrolase: MTSMTGGLDPAIAARLKRSADGLLPAIAQQYDTGEVLMLGWMDDEALHRTLTTGRCTYWSRSRREYWVKGDTSGHVQHVRSVALDCDADTVLVQVDQVGAACHTGARTCFDADVLPLGPVPGQ; encoded by the coding sequence ATGACCAGCATGACCGGTGGGCTCGACCCCGCCATCGCCGCCCGGCTCAAGCGCAGCGCCGACGGACTGCTCCCCGCCATCGCCCAGCAGTACGACACCGGCGAGGTGCTGATGCTCGGCTGGATGGACGACGAGGCCCTGCACCGCACCCTGACCACCGGCCGCTGCACCTACTGGTCGCGCAGCCGCCGCGAGTACTGGGTCAAGGGCGACACCTCCGGCCATGTCCAGCACGTCAGGTCCGTCGCCCTGGACTGCGACGCCGACACGGTGCTCGTCCAGGTCGACCAGGTGGGCGCCGCCTGCCACACCGGCGCGCGGACCTGCTTCGACGCCGACGTGCTGCCCCTCGGCCCCGTCCCCGGGCAGTAG
- a CDS encoding anthranilate synthase component I, with translation MDLETFRELAADRRVIPVSRRLLADGDTPVGLYRKLAAERPGTFLLESAENGRSWSRYSFIGVRSAATLTERDGRAHWQGTPPVGVPTEGDPLAALRATLETLHTPRDLGPVRPVSGMPPFTGGMVGYLGYDIVRRLEKVGDHARDDLRIPELTMLLTSDLAVLDHWDGSVLLIANAINHNDLDTGVDEAYADAVARLDAMAADLAEPVHTAPTALPASELPEYTALWGGAAYQEAVEDIKERIRAGEAFQVVPSQRFETPVTASALDVYRVLRATNPSPYMYLFRFDGFDVVGSSPEALVKVEDGRALVHPIAGTRHRGATPQEDQALADELLADPKERAEHLMLVDLGRNDLGRVCVPGSVEVVDFMSVERYSHVMHIVSTVTGEVAEGRSAFDVLTACFPAGTLSGAPKPRALQIIDELEPTRRGLYGGCVGYLDFAGDSDTAIAIRTALLRDGTAYVQAGAGVVADSDPVSEDTECRNKAAAVLRAVHTANRLKDA, from the coding sequence ATGGATCTTGAGACCTTCCGCGAGCTGGCGGCGGACCGCCGTGTCATCCCCGTCAGCCGGCGCCTCCTCGCCGACGGGGACACGCCGGTCGGCCTGTACCGCAAGCTCGCCGCCGAGCGCCCCGGGACGTTTCTGCTGGAGTCGGCGGAGAACGGCCGCTCCTGGTCCCGCTACTCGTTCATCGGGGTACGGTCCGCCGCCACCCTCACCGAGCGCGACGGCCGCGCCCACTGGCAGGGCACCCCGCCGGTCGGCGTGCCCACCGAGGGCGACCCGCTGGCCGCCCTGCGCGCCACCCTGGAGACGCTGCACACCCCCCGCGACCTCGGCCCTGTCCGGCCGGTCTCCGGCATGCCGCCCTTCACCGGCGGCATGGTCGGCTACCTCGGCTACGACATCGTGCGGCGGCTGGAGAAGGTCGGCGACCACGCGCGCGACGACCTGCGCATCCCCGAGCTGACCATGCTGCTCACCTCGGACCTCGCCGTACTCGACCACTGGGACGGCTCGGTCCTGCTGATCGCCAACGCGATCAACCACAACGACCTGGACACCGGGGTCGACGAGGCGTACGCCGACGCCGTGGCCCGCCTCGACGCGATGGCCGCCGATCTCGCCGAGCCGGTCCACACCGCGCCCACCGCGCTGCCCGCCTCCGAGCTGCCCGAGTACACCGCGCTGTGGGGCGGCGCCGCCTACCAGGAGGCCGTCGAGGACATCAAGGAGCGGATCAGGGCGGGCGAGGCGTTCCAGGTCGTGCCCTCGCAGCGCTTCGAGACCCCCGTCACCGCGAGCGCGCTCGACGTCTACCGGGTGCTGCGGGCCACCAACCCCTCGCCGTACATGTACCTCTTCCGCTTCGACGGCTTCGACGTCGTGGGCTCCAGCCCGGAGGCACTGGTCAAGGTCGAGGACGGCCGCGCCCTGGTGCACCCGATCGCCGGCACCCGGCACCGGGGCGCCACGCCCCAGGAGGACCAGGCGCTCGCCGACGAACTCCTCGCCGACCCCAAGGAGCGCGCCGAGCACCTGATGCTGGTCGACCTCGGCCGCAACGACCTGGGCCGCGTCTGCGTGCCCGGCAGCGTCGAAGTCGTCGACTTCATGTCCGTCGAGCGCTACTCGCACGTCATGCACATCGTGTCGACGGTGACGGGCGAGGTCGCCGAGGGCCGCTCCGCCTTCGACGTCCTGACCGCCTGCTTCCCGGCGGGCACGCTCTCCGGGGCGCCCAAGCCGCGCGCCCTCCAGATCATCGACGAACTGGAACCGACCCGGCGCGGGCTGTACGGCGGCTGCGTCGGCTATCTCGACTTCGCGGGCGACTCGGACACCGCCATCGCCATCCGCACCGCCCTGCTGCGCGACGGCACCGCGTACGTGCAGGCGGGGGCCGGGGTCGTCGCCGACTCCGATCCGGTCTCCGAGGACACCGAGTGCCGGAACAAGGCGGCGGCCGTACTGCGGGCCGTCCACACCGCGAACCGCCTCAAGGACGCGTGA
- a CDS encoding TIGR02234 family membrane protein, translating into MGYVSAVPVPQPRAAGPAATSTPTSAARPARDGDDGGGPSGRRSLAAALLLGAVGAAVVLIASGQTWAGGTAAVGGGSVPLDANGRDITGVPAALAVVGLAALVAVFAVRRAGRLLVAALLALSGAGAALAAFLGASDRSALDGMAAKTTGDTAATVHALSHTAWPYVTSVGSVLILLAGVLALVYGRRWPGMSGRYERPGATAVAAGPGAPAPAGGRARKAPVVDPDRPEDLWKALDRGEDPTRES; encoded by the coding sequence GTGGGGTACGTGAGTGCCGTACCCGTACCCCAGCCCCGTGCCGCCGGTCCGGCGGCCACCTCCACCCCCACCTCCGCCGCGCGACCGGCGCGCGACGGCGATGACGGCGGCGGCCCGAGCGGCCGCCGCAGCCTCGCCGCCGCCCTGCTGCTCGGCGCCGTCGGCGCCGCCGTGGTGCTGATCGCCTCCGGCCAGACCTGGGCCGGCGGCACGGCCGCCGTCGGCGGCGGCTCCGTGCCGCTCGACGCCAACGGCCGTGACATCACCGGCGTCCCGGCCGCCCTCGCCGTCGTCGGTCTCGCCGCGCTCGTCGCCGTCTTCGCCGTGCGCCGCGCCGGCCGGCTCCTGGTCGCCGCGCTGCTCGCGCTGAGCGGCGCCGGCGCCGCGCTGGCCGCGTTCCTCGGCGCCTCCGACCGCTCGGCGCTGGACGGGATGGCGGCGAAGACCACCGGCGACACCGCCGCCACCGTCCACGCGCTGTCCCACACGGCCTGGCCCTACGTGACCTCGGTGGGCAGCGTCCTGATCCTGCTCGCCGGAGTGCTGGCCCTGGTGTACGGCAGGAGGTGGCCCGGCATGTCCGGCCGGTACGAACGGCCCGGCGCCACGGCCGTCGCGGCCGGCCCCGGAGCGCCCGCCCCGGCCGGGGGCCGCGCCCGCAAGGCACCGGTGGTCGACCCCGACCGTCCCGAGGACCTGTGGAAGGCCCTGGACCGGGGCGAGGACCCGACGCGCGAGAGCTGA